Proteins encoded by one window of Chryseobacterium foetidum:
- a CDS encoding isopenicillin N synthase family dioxygenase has protein sequence MDKIPSVDLRDFLSDNPERKQKFVNEIGKAYEEIGFVALKGHFLDDQLVDNLYGEVKNFFELPTETKQKYEIPGIGGQRGYVGFGKETAKGFKKGDLKEFWHFGQYVSDDSKYKSEYPDNVIVDELPQFNEVGKEAYQMLEKTGKYVLRALALYLGLDEFYFDDKIAEGNSILRPIHYPPITQEPDDAVRAAAHGDINLITLLMGSQGKGLQVQNHKGEWIDAIAEPDELMINVGDMLSRHTNNKLKSTIHRVVNPPRELWGTSRYSIPFFMHPVSEMSLNALENCVDENNPKLYEDTTAGEFLHERLIELGLIKK, from the coding sequence ATGGATAAAATACCTAGTGTAGACCTGCGTGATTTCCTTTCGGACAACCCGGAACGCAAACAGAAATTTGTAAATGAAATCGGAAAAGCTTACGAAGAAATTGGTTTTGTCGCCTTAAAAGGACATTTCCTTGATGATCAACTCGTAGACAATCTTTATGGAGAAGTGAAAAACTTCTTTGAACTTCCCACAGAAACAAAACAAAAGTATGAAATCCCCGGCATCGGCGGACAGCGTGGCTATGTAGGCTTCGGAAAAGAAACTGCAAAAGGCTTTAAAAAAGGTGATCTGAAAGAGTTTTGGCATTTCGGGCAGTACGTTTCGGATGACTCTAAATACAAAAGCGAATATCCTGACAATGTCATCGTAGACGAGCTTCCACAATTCAATGAAGTAGGTAAAGAGGCCTACCAAATGCTTGAAAAAACAGGAAAATATGTTTTGAGAGCGTTGGCATTATATCTTGGTCTTGACGAGTTTTATTTTGACGACAAAATTGCGGAAGGTAATTCTATTTTAAGACCTATTCATTACCCGCCAATTACTCAGGAGCCGGATGATGCGGTAAGAGCAGCCGCTCACGGAGACATCAACCTCATCACTCTTTTGATGGGTTCTCAGGGAAAAGGTCTTCAGGTTCAAAACCATAAAGGCGAATGGATTGATGCCATTGCCGAACCGGACGAACTGATGATCAACGTTGGAGACATGCTGTCAAGACACACCAACAATAAGCTGAAATCTACGATTCACAGAGTGGTCAATCCGCCAAGAGAATTGTGGGGAACTTCAAGATATTCGATCCCTTTCTTTATGCATCCGGTGAGCGAAATGTCGCTGAATGCTTTAGAAAACTGTGTAGATGAAAACAATCCTAAGCTGTATGAAGATACAACCGCCGGAGAATTTTTACACGAAAGATTAATTGAACTGGGATTGATTAAGAAATAA
- a CDS encoding RCC1 domain-containing protein → MKKIYFLLAILGAVSFSNAQTNLCVTDVSYNYHTVSIFTSDGKEYTWGQNPYGQVGNGTIQTQNTPWQRPSSPKFVQIFHSLDHAAALSNDGKIYAWGRNSRGGLGDGTTVDKLSPIQIGTATDWKKITTGNFHTVALKTNGTLWGWGNNSACELTSAEAAPYPNNFYASPVQISPDTDWVDINSGGSRVFAIKSNGTLWGRGRNNYYSIGVPLYGDGACIFNFMQIGASADWRRVTTSVSGDYTLAQKTDNTLWGWGDNIMGAVGSGTSQLVQTPVQIGTDTWKDFAVGNPYGVGIKTNGTLWLWGRGCWDSTGSGNIVPANSLAPNQVGTESNWVKVAAGGCSVFAIRNDNTVWAFGAWGSIWNNGTNAYSYTPTLVFQCALSTSENEKELSNLVLYPNPTVDKISWAKNIPIEKVTIYDMSSRKIRSQNVSESSVDVSDLVSGTYIIRLESKDKTFYNSKFIKK, encoded by the coding sequence ATGAAAAAAATTTACTTTCTACTTGCAATACTGGGAGCAGTTTCATTTTCTAACGCACAAACCAATCTATGTGTAACTGATGTTTCTTATAATTATCATACCGTATCTATATTCACAAGCGACGGAAAAGAGTATACTTGGGGGCAAAACCCTTACGGACAGGTGGGAAACGGAACCATACAAACTCAGAACACCCCTTGGCAAAGGCCTTCATCACCAAAATTTGTCCAGATTTTCCATTCGTTGGATCATGCAGCAGCATTGAGTAACGACGGTAAAATTTATGCATGGGGAAGAAATTCACGAGGCGGGCTTGGAGACGGAACAACTGTTGACAAACTTTCCCCAATTCAAATAGGTACAGCAACAGATTGGAAAAAAATAACGACAGGCAATTTTCATACTGTTGCCCTTAAAACCAACGGAACTTTGTGGGGATGGGGTAACAATTCAGCTTGCGAACTTACCAGTGCAGAAGCAGCGCCGTATCCCAATAATTTCTATGCCTCTCCTGTACAAATCAGCCCTGATACAGATTGGGTAGATATCAACAGTGGCGGATCAAGAGTTTTTGCTATAAAAAGCAATGGTACTCTCTGGGGAAGAGGGAGAAATAATTATTATTCAATTGGAGTTCCTCTATACGGCGATGGGGCATGCATTTTTAATTTTATGCAAATCGGGGCTTCAGCAGACTGGAGAAGAGTGACAACTTCTGTAAGTGGTGATTACACTCTTGCCCAAAAAACTGACAATACATTATGGGGCTGGGGAGACAATATCATGGGAGCAGTAGGTAGTGGAACAAGCCAGCTTGTACAAACTCCTGTACAGATAGGAACTGATACATGGAAAGATTTTGCTGTTGGCAATCCTTACGGTGTTGGCATAAAAACTAATGGCACCCTATGGCTGTGGGGAAGAGGCTGCTGGGACTCTACAGGTTCGGGAAATATTGTTCCTGCTAACTCACTCGCTCCAAACCAGGTGGGAACAGAATCAAACTGGGTAAAGGTAGCAGCCGGCGGTTGTTCTGTTTTTGCAATAAGAAATGATAATACCGTGTGGGCTTTTGGTGCATGGGGATCCATATGGAATAATGGTACAAACGCTTATTCTTACACGCCTACTCTAGTATTTCAATGTGCACTATCAACTTCTGAAAACGAAAAAGAACTTTCCAACCTCGTACTCTATCCTAATCCAACCGTGGATAAAATTTCCTGGGCAAAAAATATCCCGATAGAAAAAGTCACCATCTATGACATGAGTTCAAGGAAAATACGTTCTCAGAATGTTTCTGAAAGCTCAGTGGACGTTTCTGATCTTGTCAGTGGAACTTATATAATAAGACTTGAAAGTAAAGATAAAACTTTCTATAATTCTAAATTTATAAAAAAATAA
- a CDS encoding DUF6261 family protein, protein MEKLHKLDVTRLHHAEFGQLMVRFFEDFTNVNLNAAADPDFKRLYDGLLAQVAIFNSGLNQIKASEESQEIARLDVERDNALQNLRNSLKPYRNSSEAEAEGYNALSLLLSEYKDTHDASFESETNQLNTLSNRLGSSDFSNHVAELGIGKFVIRMIDANTAFNNLFSQRSFKTSQKEVLDVKALRKVFAADYKKMTAYISAMASVKDDVYYKNVLDIINNGRLYFSNIVLARRAGKKLPPTKTE, encoded by the coding sequence ATGGAAAAATTACACAAATTGGATGTTACAAGACTCCACCACGCAGAATTCGGGCAATTAATGGTAAGATTCTTTGAAGACTTTACCAATGTAAATCTCAATGCTGCTGCAGATCCGGATTTCAAAAGACTTTATGACGGACTGCTTGCACAGGTTGCTATTTTCAACAGTGGGCTTAATCAAATCAAAGCAAGTGAAGAATCTCAGGAAATCGCACGGCTGGATGTTGAGAGAGATAATGCTCTGCAAAATCTCAGGAATTCACTCAAGCCTTACCGCAACAGTTCAGAAGCCGAAGCTGAAGGGTACAATGCACTTTCTCTTCTGCTTTCAGAATATAAGGATACGCACGATGCCTCCTTCGAATCTGAAACTAATCAATTGAATACACTAAGCAACCGTTTAGGTTCTTCAGATTTCAGCAATCATGTTGCTGAATTGGGAATAGGAAAATTCGTAATCCGGATGATAGATGCCAACACAGCCTTTAATAATCTTTTTTCGCAAAGGTCTTTCAAAACATCTCAAAAAGAGGTGCTGGATGTGAAAGCTTTGAGAAAAGTATTTGCTGCTGATTACAAAAAGATGACAGCCTATATTTCGGCAATGGCTTCGGTAAAAGACGATGTTTATTATAAAAATGTTTTGGACATTATAAATAATGGAAGATTGTATTTCTCAAATATAGTCTTGGCGAGAAGGGCAGGAAAGAAACTTCCTCCGACAAAAACCGAATAA
- the menD gene encoding 2-succinyl-5-enolpyruvyl-6-hydroxy-3-cyclohexene-1-carboxylic-acid synthase, with translation MKKYSSKRSVQILAHLLQQYGISDIIISPGSRNAPLAIHFSEIDSFNCFSIVDERSAAFVGMGMAMSEKKPVVLTCTSGSAAANYYPAVTEAFYSNTPLLILTADRPTDYTDIFDGQTIRQNNLFHQHSYGDFQLLEDSKDDAENINSETIKKAIELCFEKRGPVHINIPLEEPLYELVSELPTFPSVEHTIRQKEYEMPSNLIADWNTSQRIMILVGTRDYSAELENQLTQLVKNHTVVVLCEANSNLYHEKFFKHIDRYITGFTEEDYRQYAPDLLITVGQNVVSKRVKQFLRNAHPKQHWHLDEVWQPDTYFALTQKIEIKPELFFSKLLNFAALEPKPFYNLWDVLRDKKDLKHEQYLNLVEYSDFYFFNKVSHSVPENYNIHFSNSSAIRYAQLFDFGKRRIYCNRGTSGIDGSTSTAMGFAIKNEKPTLLLTGDLSFMYDVNGLWNQYIPPFTRIIIFNNGEGNIFKIIPGPGNANSNTVDEFIATKHHKNVEFLAKHFGFSYTKVEDEMTLDRVMDNFFKADIQPKILEVVTAGKSNAEILKTYFKSL, from the coding sequence ATGAAAAAATATTCTTCTAAACGCAGTGTGCAGATTCTTGCACATCTTCTTCAGCAGTACGGAATTTCAGATATTATCATTTCGCCGGGATCGAGAAACGCTCCTTTGGCAATACATTTTTCTGAAATCGACAGCTTCAACTGTTTCTCGATTGTTGATGAAAGAAGTGCAGCGTTTGTTGGAATGGGAATGGCGATGAGCGAGAAAAAACCTGTAGTTCTAACCTGTACAAGCGGATCGGCTGCCGCCAATTATTATCCTGCAGTGACGGAAGCTTTTTATTCAAATACGCCTTTACTAATTTTAACGGCAGACCGCCCGACAGATTATACCGATATTTTTGACGGGCAGACCATTCGCCAGAATAATCTTTTTCATCAGCATTCCTACGGGGATTTTCAGCTTCTGGAAGATTCCAAAGACGATGCGGAAAATATCAATTCTGAAACTATCAAGAAAGCCATCGAACTTTGTTTTGAAAAAAGAGGTCCGGTGCACATCAATATCCCTTTGGAAGAACCATTGTACGAGCTGGTTTCTGAGCTGCCAACTTTTCCTTCCGTAGAGCATACGATTCGCCAGAAAGAGTATGAAATGCCATCCAACCTTATTGCCGACTGGAATACATCGCAGCGAATTATGATTTTGGTAGGAACCAGAGATTACAGCGCCGAACTTGAAAATCAGTTAACACAATTGGTGAAAAACCATACGGTTGTAGTTTTGTGTGAAGCCAATTCCAATCTATATCACGAAAAGTTTTTTAAACATATCGACCGCTACATTACCGGATTTACAGAAGAAGATTACAGACAATACGCTCCCGATCTTTTGATTACAGTAGGCCAAAATGTGGTTTCAAAAAGGGTAAAACAGTTTTTGAGAAATGCTCACCCTAAACAACACTGGCATCTTGATGAGGTTTGGCAGCCCGACACTTATTTTGCGCTGACGCAGAAAATTGAAATTAAACCCGAACTGTTTTTCTCTAAACTCCTGAATTTTGCAGCCCTCGAGCCTAAGCCTTTTTATAATCTCTGGGATGTTCTCAGGGATAAAAAAGACCTGAAACATGAGCAGTATCTTAATCTGGTAGAATATTCAGATTTTTATTTTTTCAACAAAGTTTCGCACAGCGTTCCGGAAAATTACAACATACATTTCAGCAATTCTTCAGCGATTCGTTATGCCCAGCTGTTTGATTTCGGAAAGAGAAGGATTTACTGCAACCGTGGTACGAGCGGCATCGACGGAAGTACTTCCACAGCAATGGGCTTTGCCATTAAAAATGAAAAACCAACGCTTTTGCTTACAGGAGATCTGAGTTTTATGTACGATGTGAATGGCCTTTGGAACCAGTATATTCCGCCGTTTACGAGAATTATTATTTTCAACAACGGGGAAGGAAATATCTTTAAAATCATTCCGGGACCGGGAAATGCCAATTCGAATACTGTAGACGAATTTATCGCAACAAAACACCACAAAAACGTAGAGTTTTTAGCAAAACACTTTGGATTCTCCTACACAAAAGTGGAAGATGAAATGACGCTTGACCGTGTGATGGATAATTTCTTCAAAGCCGATATCCAGCCTAAAATTCTGGAAGTTGTAACGGCAGGGAAAAGCAATGCTGAAATTTTAAAAACTTATTTTAAATCGTTGTAA
- a CDS encoding aminotransferase class IV codes for MSQFIESIKVEDQKIFLADLHQKRINDTFSHFGKSDPIDLQKIFKHLEHDEDGLYKLRLVYDLDKKIRTQMIPYAIPEIHTFQLVENNSYDYSFKFEDRKELDRMKMKSRAEEIIIVKNNHITDTSFSNLLFKKGKDWFTPTTYLLNGVQRQHLLKSKKIKETEITLQNLKDFSHFQLINAMNDFDDMFIYPIDKIVNLPGNEDYLDL; via the coding sequence ATGTCCCAATTCATTGAAAGCATAAAAGTAGAAGACCAGAAAATTTTTCTTGCCGATCTTCATCAGAAAAGAATTAACGACACTTTTTCTCACTTCGGAAAGAGTGATCCTATCGACCTGCAGAAGATTTTTAAACATCTGGAGCATGACGAAGACGGCTTGTACAAACTTCGTCTGGTTTACGATTTAGACAAAAAGATCCGCACCCAGATGATTCCGTATGCGATACCGGAAATCCATACTTTTCAGTTGGTGGAAAACAACAGCTACGATTATTCTTTCAAATTTGAAGACCGCAAGGAACTTGACAGGATGAAGATGAAATCAAGGGCTGAAGAGATTATTATCGTAAAAAACAATCACATTACAGACACTTCTTTTTCCAATCTCTTATTTAAAAAAGGAAAAGACTGGTTCACACCGACTACTTATCTTTTAAACGGCGTGCAGCGTCAGCATTTGCTGAAATCAAAGAAAATTAAAGAAACAGAAATCACTCTGCAAAACCTGAAAGACTTTTCTCATTTTCAGCTCATTAACGCCATGAATGATTTTGATGATATGTTTATCTATCCCATCGACAAAATCGTTAATCTCCCCGGAAATGAGGATTATCTGGATTTGTAA
- a CDS encoding aminodeoxychorismate synthase component I, whose protein sequence is MFLANHPNFKRMDELSQKKVPFFFMTDFLCENVLVYTEIELGKSGLLIDFQSFSNSIKKDDLNKKIQLKAYPETMDAFRKGFDHVQSNLRLGNSYLTNYTRKTEIETNLTLKEIFYHSQAKYKVLSEDFFVFFSPETFVKIIDGKILTFPMKGTIDASLDNAAEVLKNDPKEKAEHYTVVDLLRNDLSMVADDVKVDKFQYIDFLKTKQKDLYAMSSEISGNLKPEFQGNIGSIMQKLLPAGSILGAPKPKTLEIILEAEGFDRGFYTGVCGWFDGENLDSCVMIRFIEKENGKLFFKSGGGITHMSKLEDEYEEMKNKIYVPIH, encoded by the coding sequence ATGTTTTTGGCAAATCATCCAAATTTTAAAAGAATGGACGAGCTTTCGCAAAAGAAAGTTCCGTTTTTTTTCATGACTGATTTTCTTTGTGAAAATGTTTTGGTTTATACTGAAATCGAACTTGGCAAATCAGGCTTGTTAATTGATTTTCAGTCGTTTTCAAACTCGATAAAGAAGGATGATTTAAATAAAAAGATTCAACTGAAAGCTTATCCCGAAACTATGGACGCTTTCAGAAAAGGGTTTGATCATGTGCAAAGCAATCTTCGGTTAGGCAACTCATATTTAACCAATTACACCCGAAAAACAGAGATTGAAACCAATCTGACTTTAAAGGAAATTTTTTATCATTCTCAGGCCAAATACAAAGTGTTATCTGAAGATTTTTTCGTATTTTTTTCTCCTGAAACTTTCGTTAAAATCATTGACGGCAAAATACTGACGTTTCCGATGAAAGGCACTATTGATGCATCTTTAGATAATGCCGCTGAAGTTTTGAAAAATGATCCTAAAGAAAAAGCAGAGCATTACACTGTGGTTGATCTCCTGAGAAACGATTTAAGCATGGTCGCTGATGATGTGAAGGTGGATAAATTTCAGTATATTGATTTTTTGAAGACAAAACAGAAAGATCTTTACGCCATGAGCTCGGAAATTTCAGGAAATTTGAAACCGGAATTTCAGGGAAATATAGGAAGTATTATGCAGAAACTCCTTCCTGCAGGTTCAATTTTAGGAGCTCCAAAACCTAAAACTCTGGAAATTATTCTGGAAGCAGAAGGTTTCGACAGAGGATTTTACACTGGAGTTTGCGGCTGGTTTGACGGAGAAAACCTCGACAGCTGCGTGATGATCCGTTTTATAGAAAAAGAAAACGGTAAACTTTTTTTTAAAAGTGGCGGCGGAATTACCCACATGAGCAAATTAGAAGACGAGTACGAAGAAATGAAAAACAAAATCTATGTCCCAATTCATTGA
- a CDS encoding beta-carotene 15,15'-monooxygenase, translating into MSQFDEFDQQGKAPARNTGAIISHAFEMYKGVFLYGLVVMIIYFVADFILQLITGFSLWTDFDSFNDFDDAESRLWRNSEVKFYYSSTGLLNIALTPLYLGLIYVTNKFNNKQQIDFNDLFIGYRQNLGQTMLYGLITTIILYISLAMCGFPFLFVFPLFLLGLPSLLFENLSATEALGKTFNIAKEDYGVFLGVSLLGGLLSIAGFILCCIGIVFTIPFIYVVMYSAYCAYCGKPRQI; encoded by the coding sequence ATGTCTCAATTTGACGAATTTGACCAGCAGGGAAAGGCTCCCGCAAGAAATACCGGCGCCATCATTTCGCACGCCTTTGAAATGTATAAAGGTGTTTTTCTCTACGGTTTGGTCGTGATGATTATTTATTTTGTAGCTGATTTTATTCTGCAGTTGATCACGGGCTTCAGCCTCTGGACCGATTTTGACAGTTTCAATGATTTTGATGATGCAGAAAGCAGACTGTGGAGAAATTCTGAAGTGAAATTTTATTACTCTTCAACCGGCTTGCTCAACATTGCACTTACTCCACTTTATCTTGGATTAATTTACGTCACCAACAAATTCAATAACAAACAACAGATTGATTTCAATGATCTGTTTATTGGTTACCGTCAGAATCTTGGACAGACAATGCTGTATGGTCTGATCACAACAATTATTCTTTACATCTCACTCGCCATGTGCGGATTCCCGTTTTTATTTGTCTTTCCGCTGTTTCTTCTGGGTCTGCCATCTCTTTTATTTGAAAATCTTTCAGCAACTGAGGCGCTTGGTAAAACCTTTAATATCGCCAAAGAAGACTATGGTGTTTTTCTGGGCGTAAGTCTTTTGGGCGGTCTTTTAAGTATCGCAGGATTTATACTTTGTTGTATTGGTATAGTTTTTACTATCCCCTTTATCTATGTTGTCATGTATTCTGCATACTGTGCGTATTGCGGAAAGCCAAGACAGATTTAA
- a CDS encoding AI-2E family transporter codes for MNTNEQISGTKIKQVFLLAIIITMVALICFNLALFIPSVLGAITIYVVCRKYNFYLQEEKKWKPWAAALLLMLASLLVIVLPIYFIADLLIEKLGNAQAYMTKFNVFIDKIHDFVYSKTKIDLLSNENMTKLKTAAGRFSTSALSGTVNTLTVIMSMYFILYFMFEKPRLFERILGSAAPLKRANVSLIGEKMRKLIMANAIGIPVVALGQGIIALIGYFIFGAPSPVLLFALTAAASMIPVVGAAIIYVPICIFMIAEGNTGAGLGLAAYCVIVVGVTDNLLRFTLLKKLEDIHPLNTVFGIIMGMNLFGFMGLVFGPIMVSLTLLLIQVYRNEFSDDGSRDLILSDKDKDEELENKIDLIV; via the coding sequence ATGAATACCAACGAGCAAATCAGCGGCACAAAAATCAAGCAGGTTTTTCTTTTAGCAATCATTATTACGATGGTTGCTTTAATATGTTTTAACCTTGCACTGTTTATCCCTTCAGTTCTGGGAGCAATTACGATTTACGTCGTTTGCAGGAAGTACAATTTTTATCTTCAGGAAGAAAAAAAATGGAAACCTTGGGCAGCGGCTCTACTGCTGATGTTGGCGAGTCTTCTTGTGATTGTTTTGCCGATTTACTTTATCGCCGATCTTTTGATTGAAAAATTGGGAAATGCACAGGCATACATGACGAAATTCAACGTTTTTATAGATAAAATACATGATTTTGTTTATTCTAAAACCAAAATTGACCTTCTGAGCAACGAAAACATGACGAAGCTGAAAACTGCTGCAGGAAGATTCTCTACCTCGGCACTCAGCGGAACTGTAAATACACTCACCGTGATTATGTCGATGTATTTCATTCTGTATTTTATGTTTGAGAAACCACGTTTGTTTGAAAGAATCCTGGGTTCTGCAGCACCTCTAAAAAGGGCAAATGTATCTTTAATCGGTGAGAAAATGCGTAAGCTCATTATGGCCAATGCGATCGGAATTCCTGTTGTGGCTTTAGGTCAGGGGATCATTGCTTTGATTGGTTACTTTATTTTCGGTGCGCCAAGTCCGGTACTTTTATTTGCGCTTACTGCAGCAGCATCGATGATTCCGGTGGTTGGGGCAGCGATTATTTATGTTCCGATCTGTATCTTTATGATTGCAGAAGGAAATACCGGAGCGGGTCTTGGTTTGGCTGCCTATTGCGTGATTGTAGTAGGTGTTACGGATAATCTATTAAGATTTACTTTACTTAAAAAACTGGAAGATATTCACCCTTTAAATACTGTTTTCGGAATTATCATGGGGATGAATCTTTTCGGGTTTATGGGATTGGTTTTTGGTCCCATCATGGTTTCCTTAACCTTACTTTTAATTCAGGTGTACAGAAATGAGTTTTCGGATGACGGAAGCAGAGATTTAATCCTTTCAGATAAAGACAAGGACGAAGAGCTCGAAAATAAAATAGATTTGATTGTTTGA
- a CDS encoding DUF3820 family protein: MEGLRPEILQEICVVKMPFGKYKGTILADIPVNYLEWMHKKGMPAGKLGMQLSTVYEIKINGLTDLLRPLRN; encoded by the coding sequence ATGGAAGGATTAAGACCTGAAATTCTTCAGGAAATATGTGTGGTGAAAATGCCGTTCGGGAAGTACAAAGGAACAATACTCGCCGACATTCCGGTTAATTATCTCGAATGGATGCATAAAAAAGGGATGCCTGCGGGGAAATTGGGGATGCAGCTTTCAACGGTTTACGAAATTAAAATTAATGGTCTGACAGATTTGCTCAGGCCATTGAGGAATTAA
- a CDS encoding glycosyltransferase family 9 protein, with product MKVPKKINTARRSLMRGLTKNVGKSHSNTIVKKNIPLKKILISRPNHRLGNLLLMSPLVQEVTETFPDAQIDLFVKGGITPIIYKNYKNIDRIIQLPKKPFSNMFQYIKGWAKLKSRKYDLVINASHGSSSGKLSTSMARAEYKIFGDTDEKLGSEFQDYRHAAKNSIYTLRDFLKHLDIDRSNAKIPVLDIKLSAEEKQEGEKKLHNLVKNDRKSICLFTNATGAKCYSEEWWNAFYEKLETAFPDYNIVELLPVENISKINFRAPAFYSKDIREMGGFIANCKVFIAADNGVMHLASAVNTPTVGFFMVTEEEVYKPYNEGSFSVNTNEHSADEIFTLLKNIL from the coding sequence ATGAAAGTACCAAAAAAAATAAATACGGCCAGAAGGTCACTGATGCGGGGACTTACTAAAAATGTTGGAAAGTCTCATTCTAATACAATTGTAAAGAAAAATATTCCTCTAAAGAAGATTTTGATTTCGAGGCCCAATCACAGGCTGGGGAATCTGCTTTTAATGTCTCCTTTAGTACAGGAAGTTACAGAAACTTTTCCCGATGCCCAGATCGATTTATTTGTAAAAGGTGGAATAACTCCTATCATTTACAAAAATTATAAAAATATTGACCGGATTATCCAGTTGCCAAAAAAGCCGTTCAGTAATATGTTTCAGTACATCAAAGGTTGGGCAAAACTGAAAAGCAGAAAGTATGATCTCGTCATCAATGCGAGTCATGGTTCTTCGTCAGGGAAATTGTCAACTTCAATGGCGAGGGCGGAATACAAAATTTTTGGAGATACTGATGAAAAACTTGGATCAGAATTTCAAGACTACCGGCACGCTGCAAAAAATTCAATCTACACTTTAAGAGATTTTCTGAAGCATCTGGACATAGACAGGAGCAATGCTAAAATACCTGTTTTAGATATAAAATTAAGTGCTGAGGAAAAACAAGAAGGTGAAAAAAAGCTACATAATCTTGTGAAAAATGACAGGAAATCGATCTGTCTTTTTACTAATGCCACAGGAGCAAAATGTTACTCCGAAGAATGGTGGAATGCTTTTTATGAAAAATTAGAAACTGCCTTTCCCGACTATAATATTGTAGAGCTTTTACCGGTAGAAAACATCTCGAAAATCAATTTCCGCGCACCGGCTTTTTACAGCAAAGACATCCGCGAAATGGGAGGGTTCATTGCCAACTGTAAAGTTTTCATTGCAGCAGATAATGGCGTCATGCATTTGGCAAGTGCTGTGAACACTCCAACCGTGGGCTTTTTTATGGTTACGGAAGAGGAAGTTTACAAGCCATACAACGAGGGAAGTTTTTCTGTGAATACCAATGAGCATTCTGCGGATGAAATTTTCACTTTATTAAAAAATATCCTCTAA
- a CDS encoding lipopolysaccharide kinase InaA family protein has translation MKSFYAEGFKRLEAKILDVLNNFKTGGILIGPGSRNVVKIFDIEGERFNFKSFKQHNVINRHVYKYYRKSKAKRSFEYAQLLLSKGFQTPEPVAYIENFDFWGVTSSYYISRQLEDSPTLMEVIVHLTFPDREQIIREYAQLMFRLHEQGFEFLDNAPGNFIIKNENGKHRFYMVDLNRMSFHEKMDLDKRLNNFARLTSDPEVIRMISDEYAKLVGSSGDYCFNKITQAINGMVRKRKMKKILKFYKFLLPKR, from the coding sequence ATGAAAAGTTTTTACGCAGAAGGCTTCAAACGTTTAGAGGCTAAAATTTTAGATGTATTAAATAATTTTAAGACTGGTGGAATTCTGATCGGCCCCGGAAGCAGGAACGTGGTAAAAATCTTTGATATTGAAGGCGAAAGATTCAATTTCAAATCTTTTAAACAGCACAATGTCATCAACCGGCACGTTTACAAATATTACCGAAAATCCAAGGCAAAACGTTCTTTTGAGTATGCACAGCTTCTTCTAAGCAAAGGTTTCCAAACTCCGGAACCAGTCGCCTATATTGAAAACTTTGATTTTTGGGGTGTAACGTCAAGCTATTATATCAGCCGACAACTTGAAGATTCTCCGACTTTGATGGAAGTTATTGTCCATCTTACGTTTCCTGATAGAGAGCAAATTATTCGTGAATATGCTCAGTTGATGTTTCGTTTGCATGAGCAGGGATTTGAGTTTTTAGACAATGCTCCGGGAAATTTCATCATCAAAAATGAAAATGGGAAGCACCGTTTTTACATGGTAGATCTCAACCGAATGAGCTTTCACGAGAAGATGGATTTGGATAAAAGATTAAATAATTTTGCACGCCTGACTTCTGATCCTGAAGTAATTAGAATGATCAGCGATGAATACGCAAAACTTGTTGGCTCATCCGGAGATTACTGTTTTAATAAAATTACCCAGGCCATCAACGGAATGGTTCGCAAAAGAAAAATGAAAAAAATTCTTAAGTTTTACAAATTTTTACTTCCAAAACGTTAG